Proteins encoded within one genomic window of Halodesulfurarchaeum formicicum:
- a CDS encoding TATA-box-binding protein, translating into MTDPKETINIENVVASTGIGQELDLQSVAMDLEGADYDPEQFPGLVYRTQDPKSAALIFRSGKIVCTGAKSTDDVHESLHIVFDKLRDLSIQVEEEPEIVVQNIVTSADLGRQLNLNAIAIGLGLENIEYEPEQFPGLVYRLDEPEVVALLFGSGKLVITGGKQPEDAEHAVDKIVSRLEELGLLE; encoded by the coding sequence ATGACTGATCCCAAGGAAACCATCAACATCGAGAACGTGGTCGCCTCGACCGGGATCGGGCAAGAGCTCGATCTCCAGTCGGTCGCCATGGATCTCGAAGGGGCCGACTACGACCCCGAACAGTTCCCCGGACTGGTCTACCGGACCCAGGACCCCAAGTCGGCCGCGCTGATCTTCCGCTCCGGCAAGATCGTCTGTACCGGCGCGAAAAGCACGGATGACGTCCACGAGAGCCTCCACATCGTCTTCGACAAGCTCCGGGACCTCAGCATTCAGGTCGAGGAGGAGCCCGAGATCGTCGTCCAGAACATCGTCACCAGCGCCGATCTGGGCCGCCAGCTCAACCTCAACGCCATCGCGATCGGCCTGGGTCTGGAGAACATCGAGTACGAGCCCGAACAGTTCCCCGGACTGGTCTATCGACTCGACGAGCCCGAAGTCGTCGCGCTGCTGTTCGGCAGCGGCAAGCTGGTCATCACCGGCGGGAAACAGCCCGAAGACGCCGAACACGCCGTCGACAAGATCGTCTCTCGGCTGGAAGAACTCGGCCTGCTCGAGTAG
- a CDS encoding amidohydrolase, translating to MSTTLTNGHVLHPDGSVSRADVRFEQSTGEIEAVGQGLAADRTLSAAGGLVMPGLVNAHTHAAMTLLRGYADDKPLDAWLSEDIWPAESALEPADVRAGTELALLEMIRSGTTAFADMYFHMDEVVAAVERAGLRARLAHGIVTVGKDEEAATADLQEGIDFARRADGEAKGRVQTAISPHSLTTVDESTLREAIQAARELGVPVHLHANETTEEVEPIVEERGVRPLAYGSELGLFDSQDFFAHGVHLDETELELLADRQPSVVHCPASNMKLASGMAPVEALLDAGVPLALGTDGAASNNDLDMFDEMRDAALLGKLAADDASAVPAEAVIEMATAGGARALGLPGGQVTPGAAADLIVVDFEAPRMTPVHDHVSHLVYAAQGSDVRHTIVDGTVLMRDRDVLPLDEQAVRETAQTRAERLADRA from the coding sequence ATGTCGACAACGCTCACCAACGGGCACGTCCTCCATCCCGACGGCTCGGTCTCGCGGGCCGACGTTCGTTTCGAACAGTCCACCGGCGAGATCGAGGCGGTCGGCCAGGGACTCGCCGCCGACCGGACCCTCTCCGCCGCGGGCGGCCTGGTCATGCCCGGGCTGGTGAACGCCCACACACACGCCGCGATGACGCTCCTCAGGGGCTATGCCGACGACAAGCCACTCGATGCCTGGCTCAGCGAGGACATCTGGCCGGCCGAGTCGGCCCTGGAACCGGCCGACGTCCGGGCCGGCACCGAACTGGCGCTCCTGGAGATGATTCGGTCGGGCACCACCGCCTTTGCGGACATGTACTTCCACATGGACGAAGTCGTGGCCGCCGTCGAGCGGGCTGGCCTGCGGGCCCGACTCGCCCACGGGATCGTGACGGTCGGCAAGGACGAGGAGGCAGCCACAGCCGACCTCCAGGAGGGCATCGACTTCGCACGCCGGGCGGACGGCGAAGCCAAGGGCCGGGTTCAGACCGCCATCTCACCTCACTCGTTGACGACCGTGGACGAGTCGACGCTGCGAGAGGCGATCCAGGCCGCTCGCGAACTCGGCGTCCCAGTCCACCTCCACGCGAACGAGACCACCGAGGAAGTCGAGCCGATCGTCGAGGAGCGAGGGGTTCGCCCACTCGCCTACGGCAGCGAGCTGGGACTGTTCGACTCCCAGGACTTCTTCGCTCACGGGGTCCACCTGGACGAGACGGAACTGGAACTCCTCGCCGACCGTCAGCCCAGCGTGGTCCACTGCCCGGCCTCGAACATGAAACTGGCCTCCGGAATGGCCCCCGTCGAGGCCCTGCTCGATGCGGGTGTCCCGCTCGCACTTGGGACGGACGGGGCCGCTTCGAACAACGACCTCGACATGTTCGACGAGATGCGAGACGCCGCGCTTCTGGGCAAACTCGCTGCGGACGACGCCAGTGCAGTCCCGGCCGAGGCAGTCATCGAGATGGCCACCGCCGGTGGCGCACGGGCACTCGGCCTTCCGGGGGGCCAGGTCACACCGGGTGCGGCTGCGGACCTGATCGTCGTCGACTTCGAGGCGCCGCGGATGACGCCCGTTCACGACCACGTCTCGCATCTGGTGTATGCGGCCCAGGGGAGTGACGTGCGCCACACGATCGTCGACGGGACGGTGCTCATGCGCGATCGAGACGTTCTGCCCCTCGACGAGCAGGCCGTCCGGGAGACGGCCCAGACCCGCGCGGAACGCCTGGCCGACCGCGCCTGA
- a CDS encoding ferredoxin family protein has translation MSTPKTPDIETPSIEDRLYTNKYTDHEESHLGVFEEQTCLDCETYDCVSVCPANVWRDEGDGDVPFIAYENCLECGSCRWACPYDNVIWENPPNGTGMTYRYG, from the coding sequence ATGAGCACACCCAAAACACCCGACATCGAGACCCCGAGCATCGAGGATCGCCTGTACACGAACAAATACACCGACCACGAGGAGTCCCACCTGGGCGTCTTCGAGGAACAGACCTGCCTGGACTGTGAGACCTACGACTGTGTCTCTGTCTGTCCGGCCAACGTCTGGCGCGATGAAGGCGACGGTGACGTGCCCTTCATCGCCTACGAGAACTGCCTGGAGTGTGGGAGCTGTCGGTGGGCCTGTCCCTACGACAACGTGATCTGGGAGAACCCGCCGAACGGCACTGGCATGACCTACCGGTACGGCTAG
- the thiL gene encoding thiamine-phosphate kinase, whose product MDEQAARSVVEGLVNAAGDDAAVVDGTVLTIDMLHERTDFPPGTSRYTTGWRSVGVSLSDVAAMGATATATVAAFGVPEFDADVLETFLEGARDVSTAVGAQYVGGDLDQHSEFTVATAAIGTTEQPVRRSGASPGELLCVTGTLGRGAAGVRAFEAGAIGLGNDLFQFTPRVEAGQALAGVATAMMDSSDGLARSLHQLGAASDVGFQVDGNAIPVADTLDRFLAVGETGSEVAGTYGGDFELVFTIPKAELEAVRSALSVPVTVIGEVRPAAAGIELDGEPLPDQGYTHGESTDR is encoded by the coding sequence ATGGACGAACAGGCGGCCCGGTCGGTCGTCGAGGGCCTCGTGAACGCCGCCGGAGACGACGCGGCGGTCGTGGACGGAACGGTGCTCACGATCGACATGCTCCACGAGCGGACGGACTTCCCCCCAGGAACGAGCCGGTATACGACTGGCTGGCGATCGGTGGGTGTCTCCCTCTCGGATGTCGCCGCGATGGGCGCGACCGCGACCGCCACCGTCGCCGCGTTCGGCGTCCCCGAGTTCGATGCGGACGTCCTCGAAACGTTTCTGGAGGGGGCACGGGACGTCTCGACGGCCGTCGGCGCGCAGTACGTCGGGGGCGATCTGGACCAGCACTCGGAGTTCACCGTGGCGACGGCCGCGATCGGAACCACCGAGCAGCCAGTCCGTCGGTCGGGTGCCAGCCCAGGCGAACTCCTCTGTGTCACGGGAACGCTGGGCCGGGGCGCGGCCGGCGTCCGGGCCTTCGAAGCGGGTGCGATCGGTCTCGGGAACGACCTCTTCCAGTTCACCCCCCGGGTCGAGGCCGGCCAGGCGCTCGCCGGGGTCGCGACCGCCATGATGGATTCCAGTGACGGGCTCGCTCGCTCGTTGCACCAGCTCGGGGCGGCAAGCGACGTGGGTTTTCAGGTCGACGGCAACGCGATCCCGGTCGCCGACACCCTCGATCGGTTTCTCGCTGTCGGCGAAACCGGCAGCGAGGTGGCTGGGACATACGGCGGGGATTTCGAACTCGTCTTCACGATTCCAAAAGCCGAACTCGAAGCCGTCCGATCGGCGCTCTCGGTTCCTGTGACAGTTATCGGCGAGGTCCGGCCAGCGGCTGCCGGGATCGAACTCGACGGCGAGCCCCTCCCGGACCAGGGCTACACCCACGGCGAGTCTACAGACCGGTGA
- a CDS encoding AAA family ATPase → MERPLWIDRHAPELSELPQEPVRERLTDAVSDPVNLVLHGPAGVGKTAAVRALAEAAHEDPEGDLIEINVADFFGMTKAELSEDPRFERFITPKRKRNSSKADLINYVLTESASHPPVSGSYNTILLDNAEAIREDFQQALRRVMEQYYEATQFVLTTRQPSKLISPIRSRCVPIPMRAPTREETVSVLADIAEAEGVDYDEEGLSYLASYAEGDLREAILAAQTAAEKQGELLGTAVLDPLQDVGLADRIEEMLAAAEDGQFTDARSILDDLLVEEGRSGEELLEELLAVARTRYSGDRLATLHAKAGEIEFDLTQGTSDRIHLAHLLSTISAPERERTA, encoded by the coding sequence ATGGAGCGGCCCCTCTGGATCGACCGCCACGCCCCCGAACTCTCGGAGTTGCCACAGGAGCCGGTCCGGGAGCGACTGACCGATGCGGTGAGCGATCCGGTCAACCTGGTCCTGCACGGACCGGCCGGCGTGGGCAAGACGGCCGCGGTCAGAGCGCTCGCCGAGGCGGCCCACGAGGACCCCGAGGGCGATCTGATCGAGATCAACGTCGCTGACTTCTTCGGGATGACCAAGGCGGAGTTGAGCGAGGACCCCCGTTTCGAGCGGTTCATCACGCCCAAGCGCAAGCGCAACTCCTCGAAGGCCGATTTGATCAACTACGTCCTCACCGAGTCCGCGAGCCACCCGCCAGTTTCGGGCTCCTACAACACGATTCTGCTCGACAACGCCGAGGCCATCCGGGAGGACTTCCAGCAGGCCCTCCGGCGCGTGATGGAGCAGTACTACGAGGCGACCCAGTTCGTGCTCACGACCCGCCAGCCGAGCAAGCTCATCTCGCCGATCCGCTCGCGCTGTGTCCCGATTCCCATGCGGGCCCCGACCCGCGAGGAGACGGTCTCGGTCCTCGCGGACATCGCCGAGGCCGAAGGGGTCGACTACGACGAGGAGGGCCTGTCCTATCTGGCCTCCTACGCCGAGGGCGACCTCCGGGAGGCGATTCTGGCCGCCCAGACCGCCGCGGAGAAGCAGGGCGAACTGCTCGGGACCGCGGTCCTGGATCCCCTCCAGGACGTGGGTCTGGCCGACCGAATCGAGGAGATGCTCGCGGCCGCCGAGGACGGACAGTTCACGGACGCCCGCTCGATCCTCGATGACCTGTTGGTCGAAGAGGGCCGGTCCGGGGAGGAACTCCTCGAAGAGCTACTCGCGGTCGCTCGCACCCGATACAGCGGGGACCGCCTCGCCACGCTGCACGCAAAAGCTGGCGAGATCGAGTTCGACCTGACCCAGGGCACCAGCGACCGGATCCACCTCGCCCACCTGCTCTCGACTATCTCGGCTCCAGAACGTGAACGAACCGCGTGA
- a CDS encoding adenosylhomocysteinase: MTVSPISDRLADVESAVADGRTKIDWAYEHMPILQSLRADFEAEQPFAGLTIGMALHVEAKTAALVETLAAGGAEVAITGCNPLSTHDDVSAALDAHEAITSYAEHGVDETGYYDAIEAVIAHEPDITVDDGGDLVFRIHEEHPELIDSIIGGSEETTTGVHRLRSMDADDALDYPVFAVNDTPMKRLFDNVHGTGEASLSSIAMTTNLSWAGKTVVVGGFGQCGRGVARKAAGQNASVVVTEVDPRRALEAHMEGYEVLPMAEAAKKGDVFITTTGNRDVITPEHVQHMQDGVILANAGHFDVEIDLDGLADLAVEQRAVRDGVREYKLEDGRRINVLAEGRLVNLATPVSLGHPVEVMDQSFGIQAVAVRELATNGDAYDAGVHEVPDALDREVATIKLEAEDIQIDELTDEQAAYLDSWSQGT, translated from the coding sequence ATGACCGTTTCTCCGATCAGCGACCGGCTCGCTGACGTCGAGTCCGCCGTCGCCGACGGCCGGACGAAAATCGACTGGGCGTACGAACACATGCCGATCCTCCAGTCCCTGCGGGCGGACTTCGAGGCCGAGCAGCCATTTGCGGGACTCACCATCGGAATGGCCCTCCACGTGGAGGCCAAGACTGCGGCCCTCGTCGAGACACTCGCCGCGGGCGGGGCAGAAGTCGCCATCACTGGCTGTAACCCACTCTCCACGCACGACGACGTGAGTGCAGCGCTGGACGCCCACGAGGCAATCACCTCCTATGCCGAACACGGCGTCGACGAGACCGGCTACTACGACGCCATCGAGGCCGTCATCGCCCACGAGCCCGACATCACCGTCGACGACGGCGGCGACCTGGTCTTCCGGATTCACGAGGAACACCCCGAGCTAATCGACTCGATCATCGGCGGCTCCGAGGAGACGACCACCGGGGTCCACCGGCTCCGCTCGATGGACGCCGACGATGCACTCGACTACCCCGTCTTCGCCGTGAACGACACGCCGATGAAGCGGCTGTTCGACAACGTCCATGGCACCGGTGAGGCTTCCCTTTCGAGCATCGCCATGACCACGAACCTCTCCTGGGCCGGCAAGACCGTCGTCGTCGGCGGGTTCGGGCAGTGTGGCCGTGGCGTCGCGCGAAAGGCCGCCGGACAGAACGCCTCGGTCGTCGTCACGGAGGTCGATCCGCGGCGGGCCCTGGAAGCCCACATGGAGGGCTACGAGGTCCTGCCGATGGCCGAGGCCGCAAAGAAAGGCGATGTCTTCATCACCACCACGGGCAACCGGGACGTCATCACACCCGAACACGTGCAGCACATGCAGGACGGCGTGATTCTCGCCAACGCGGGGCACTTCGACGTGGAGATCGACCTGGACGGTCTGGCCGACCTCGCCGTCGAGCAGCGGGCGGTCAGGGACGGTGTTCGGGAGTACAAACTCGAAGATGGGCGCCGGATCAACGTCCTCGCCGAGGGGCGGCTGGTAAACCTCGCGACGCCGGTCTCGCTTGGCCACCCCGTCGAGGTCATGGACCAGAGCTTCGGGATCCAGGCCGTCGCGGTCCGGGAACTGGCGACGAACGGCGACGCCTACGACGCCGGCGTCCACGAGGTTCCCGACGCACTCGATCGGGAGGTCGCGACGATCAAACTCGAAGCCGAGGACATCCAGATCGATGAGTTGACCGACGAACAGGCGGCGTACCTGGACAGCTGGTCACAGGGAACCTGA
- a CDS encoding site-2 protease family protein, with amino-acid sequence MPPAAPDRLPSPEAMRSVFRVYEVSEAEEGIHYYGDPLVDRERLVEAVWPEFRAAGYEVRLERRLGEYVLVATPQGTDDGVPWTNVILAVATIFSTLLVGTQWYYVEDLFSPAILQALPFTLAVMGVLGTHELGHYVLSRYYDVPASLPYFIPFPSIIGTMGAVIKVKGRIPNRRALFDIGVAGPLAGLVATVVVTVIGLSLPPVQVPEWVMAAESTVEVQFNYPLLLQAIAAVMGQPLSYADPRLVVNPVVIGGWVGMFITFLNLIPVGQLDGGHLLRAMVGPAQERIAPLVPLSLFGLAGGLYALTDAGQMVTVWVIWGFMAMLAAWIGSASPVVDTPLDRRRQLLGVATFALGLLCFTPVPIEITGL; translated from the coding sequence ATGCCGCCGGCCGCTCCGGACAGGCTTCCCTCGCCCGAGGCCATGCGCTCGGTCTTCCGCGTGTACGAGGTGAGCGAGGCCGAGGAGGGAATCCACTACTACGGCGACCCGCTGGTGGATCGGGAGCGACTCGTCGAGGCCGTCTGGCCCGAGTTTCGGGCGGCCGGCTACGAGGTCCGCCTGGAGCGCCGCCTGGGTGAGTACGTGCTCGTGGCGACCCCCCAGGGAACCGACGACGGGGTCCCCTGGACGAACGTGATCCTCGCGGTCGCGACCATTTTCTCGACGCTGTTGGTCGGCACGCAGTGGTACTACGTCGAGGACCTGTTCTCGCCGGCGATCCTGCAGGCCCTCCCGTTCACGCTCGCGGTGATGGGCGTGCTGGGGACCCATGAACTCGGTCACTACGTGCTGAGTCGCTACTACGACGTCCCGGCCTCCCTCCCCTACTTCATCCCCTTCCCGTCGATCATCGGGACGATGGGCGCGGTGATCAAGGTCAAGGGCCGCATCCCGAATCGACGGGCGCTCTTCGACATCGGGGTCGCCGGCCCACTGGCGGGCCTGGTTGCGACCGTCGTCGTGACCGTCATCGGACTGTCCCTGCCGCCGGTGCAAGTCCCCGAGTGGGTCATGGCCGCGGAGTCGACCGTGGAGGTGCAGTTCAACTACCCGCTCCTGTTGCAGGCGATCGCCGCCGTAATGGGCCAGCCACTCTCCTATGCCGATCCCCGGCTGGTCGTCAACCCCGTCGTCATCGGCGGCTGGGTCGGGATGTTCATCACCTTCCTGAATCTCATTCCGGTGGGCCAACTGGACGGGGGCCACCTCCTGCGGGCGATGGTCGGGCCGGCCCAGGAGCGGATCGCCCCGCTGGTGCCCCTGTCGCTTTTCGGGCTGGCCGGCGGGCTCTACGCGCTGACCGACGCCGGCCAGATGGTCACGGTGTGGGTTATCTGGGGGTTCATGGCGATGCTCGCGGCCTGGATCGGTTCTGCCTCGCCGGTCGTCGACACCCCGCTCGATCGCCGGCGACAGCTCCTCGGGGTGGCAACCTTCGCCCTCGGACTGCTCTGTTTTACGCCGGTCCCGATCGAGATCACCGGTCTGTAG
- the rnz gene encoding ribonuclease Z — MSLRVTFLGTSGAIPTTDRNPSSIFLRRSGEAFLFDVGEGTQRQMMRFGTGFDVDAVFLTHAHGDHVLGLPGLIQTWGFNGRSEPLVIYTPEGTRTSVVELIHAIGHEPDFPVSVEEVSPGSTIRDREEYTIRTIAVDHDAPAVGYALVEADRKGRFDRERAEELGVPAGPLFSRLHEGESVELEDGTVVDPDQVVGPSRPGRTVVYTGDTRPTHTVESAAEDADLLIHDATFADDEAGRARETRHSTAREAARLASNAGVKQLVLTHVSPRYAGNTGLLLREARDAFDGEIVLAEDGRTIEVPYPESA, encoded by the coding sequence ATGAGTCTACGCGTCACCTTTCTGGGGACCAGCGGGGCGATTCCGACGACCGACCGCAACCCCAGTTCGATCTTTCTGCGCCGGTCCGGCGAGGCCTTCCTCTTCGACGTCGGCGAGGGCACCCAGCGCCAGATGATGCGCTTTGGGACCGGATTCGACGTCGATGCGGTCTTTCTGACCCACGCTCACGGCGATCACGTCCTCGGGCTCCCGGGACTCATCCAGACCTGGGGGTTCAACGGCCGGAGCGAACCGCTCGTGATCTACACGCCCGAGGGGACCCGGACCAGCGTGGTCGAGTTGATTCACGCGATCGGTCACGAACCGGATTTCCCGGTCTCGGTCGAAGAGGTCTCGCCGGGATCGACCATTAGAGACCGTGAGGAGTATACGATCCGCACCATCGCGGTCGATCACGACGCTCCGGCGGTGGGCTATGCCCTGGTCGAGGCCGATCGCAAGGGTCGCTTTGACCGCGAGCGAGCCGAAGAACTGGGTGTCCCGGCTGGCCCGCTGTTCTCCAGGCTCCACGAGGGCGAGTCGGTCGAACTCGAAGACGGGACGGTCGTCGACCCGGACCAGGTCGTCGGTCCATCTCGACCGGGTCGGACGGTCGTGTACACGGGGGACACCCGGCCCACCCACACGGTCGAATCAGCGGCGGAAGACGCCGATCTGTTGATCCACGACGCCACGTTCGCCGACGACGAGGCCGGTCGGGCCCGGGAAACTCGCCACTCGACGGCTCGCGAGGCGGCCCGGCTGGCAAGCAACGCCGGCGTGAAACAACTCGTACTCACCCACGTCTCACCGCGGTACGCCGGCAACACTGGGCTCCTGCTGCGGGAGGCCAGGGATGCCTTCGACGGCGAAATCGTCCTGGCCGAGGACGGCCGGACGATCGAGGTGCCCTATCCGGAGTCGGCCTAG
- the hisG gene encoding ATP phosphoribosyltransferase, translated as MRIAIPNKGRLHDPAVDLLDRAGIHVVDGEDRQLYADTVDPEITILFARAADIPEYIADGAADLGITGFDQAQEADCDVVKPLLDLEFGQCRIVVAAPEEGEITDIQDLNGKTVATEFPHITKKHFAAAGVDAEIVEVTGATELTPHVEMADAIVDITSTGTTLAVNRLAIIDEVLESSAHLFAHEDVLNDRKTSEIDRALESVLAAEDRRYLMLNAPAANLERIKEVIPGMGGPTVMDIADTDQVAIHAVVPESEVFRAVTRLKAEGATDILITEIERLVE; from the coding sequence ATGCGTATCGCGATACCGAACAAGGGCCGGCTCCACGATCCGGCAGTCGACCTGCTGGACCGGGCGGGCATCCACGTGGTCGACGGCGAGGACCGACAGTTGTACGCCGACACGGTCGACCCCGAGATCACGATCCTCTTCGCGCGGGCGGCGGACATTCCCGAGTACATCGCCGACGGTGCGGCCGACCTGGGGATCACCGGCTTCGACCAGGCCCAGGAGGCCGACTGTGACGTGGTGAAACCGCTCTTGGACCTCGAATTCGGCCAGTGCCGAATCGTCGTCGCCGCTCCCGAGGAGGGCGAGATCACGGACATTCAGGACCTGAACGGCAAGACCGTCGCGACGGAGTTCCCCCACATCACGAAAAAGCACTTCGCGGCGGCCGGAGTCGACGCCGAAATCGTCGAGGTCACCGGCGCGACCGAACTCACGCCCCACGTCGAGATGGCCGATGCCATCGTGGACATCACCAGCACCGGGACGACCCTCGCGGTCAACCGCCTCGCGATCATCGACGAGGTGCTGGAGAGTTCAGCGCACCTCTTCGCCCACGAGGACGTGCTGAACGACCGGAAGACTTCCGAGATCGACCGCGCGCTCGAATCCGTGCTCGCGGCCGAGGATCGCCGCTATCTCATGCTGAACGCGCCGGCGGCGAACCTCGAACGGATCAAAGAGGTCATTCCGGGGATGGGCGGCCCGACCGTGATGGACATCGCGGATACCGATCAGGTCGCGATCCACGCCGTGGTGCCGGAGAGTGAGGTCTTCCGGGCGGTCACCCGACTCAAAGCAGAAGGGGCGACGGACATCCTCATCACCGAGATCGAGCGACTCGTCGAGTAA
- a CDS encoding 30S ribosomal protein S19e, which produces MATLYDAPADELIDALAGELADRIEAPDWADYTKTGANRELPPEQEDFWARRAASLLRKVAMNAPIGVESLSTAYGGTKGGSNRYAVAPSKRSDGSQKVIREILQDLEDEGLLMTREGEGRDITAEGQQLLDETAGAVIESLDDPALERYA; this is translated from the coding sequence ATGGCAACTCTCTACGACGCCCCCGCGGACGAGCTCATCGACGCGCTCGCCGGGGAGCTCGCGGACCGAATCGAGGCGCCCGACTGGGCCGACTACACGAAGACCGGTGCGAACCGGGAACTGCCGCCCGAGCAGGAGGACTTCTGGGCCCGCCGGGCCGCCAGTCTCCTTCGGAAGGTCGCGATGAACGCGCCGATCGGCGTCGAGAGTCTCTCGACGGCCTACGGCGGCACGAAGGGCGGCTCGAACCGCTACGCGGTCGCCCCGAGCAAGCGCAGCGACGGGTCCCAGAAGGTCATCCGCGAGATTCTCCAGGACCTGGAGGACGAGGGCCTGCTCATGACTCGCGAGGGTGAGGGCCGGGACATTACGGCCGAAGGCCAACAACTCCTCGACGAGACGGCCGGCGCCGTCATCGAGTCCCTCGACGATCCGGCGCTGGAACGCTACGCCTGA
- a CDS encoding methyltransferase domain-containing protein — MYVLEFAGEDDPFSAAEARAAATDVEILAPGLGRAESVSPDRARGLAFTRRVSEAVGTSAGDPEAAASVLKSASISRSGSVAVRARDIRGTAGIDTQQAERRLGQVLVDRGFAVDLSNPDHTLVALFADDLAVLGWEVLTARRDYGRQPTDRPFFQPGSMDPRLARAVLNLAGVGPADRVLDPMCGTGGLLIEAGRLGGVPIGFDAQAKMVHGTRRNLQAALDGPFLVGRGDATALPLPDDSIDAVVFDAPYGRQSKIATHGLEQLVRGALTEARRVSSRAVVVADRAYDQLVREAGWTLRERHDRRVHRSLTRFVHVLEPR, encoded by the coding sequence GTGTACGTCCTTGAGTTTGCCGGCGAGGACGACCCGTTCTCGGCCGCGGAGGCCAGAGCGGCGGCTACGGACGTCGAGATTCTCGCGCCGGGGCTCGGGCGGGCCGAGTCAGTGAGTCCGGATCGCGCCCGGGGGCTGGCCTTCACTCGACGGGTCAGCGAGGCCGTGGGAACGAGTGCTGGGGACCCTGAAGCGGCGGCGTCAGTACTGAAATCCGCGTCGATCTCCCGCTCGGGGTCGGTCGCGGTTCGAGCCCGAGATATTCGGGGCACGGCCGGGATCGACACCCAGCAGGCCGAGCGGCGACTCGGTCAGGTGCTCGTGGATCGAGGCTTTGCCGTTGACCTCTCGAACCCGGATCACACGCTCGTGGCGCTCTTTGCCGACGACCTGGCGGTGCTGGGCTGGGAGGTACTCACTGCCCGCCGGGATTACGGCCGCCAGCCGACCGACCGACCGTTCTTCCAGCCCGGGAGCATGGATCCCCGACTGGCCCGGGCCGTCTTGAACCTTGCCGGGGTCGGTCCCGCGGATCGCGTGCTCGACCCGATGTGTGGGACGGGCGGTCTGCTCATCGAAGCGGGTCGGCTGGGTGGGGTCCCCATCGGGTTTGACGCCCAGGCAAAGATGGTCCACGGCACGCGACGGAACCTCCAGGCGGCCCTCGACGGGCCGTTCCTGGTTGGTCGGGGTGATGCCACTGCACTGCCGCTTCCCGATGACAGCATCGACGCCGTCGTCTTCGACGCTCCCTACGGTCGGCAGTCGAAAATCGCGACCCACGGTCTGGAACAGCTGGTCCGGGGCGCACTCACGGAGGCCAGGCGGGTCAGTTCGCGGGCCGTGGTCGTCGCCGATCGGGCGTACGATCAGTTGGTTCGCGAGGCCGGCTGGACGCTACGCGAGCGACACGACCGCCGGGTTCACCGCTCGCTCACGCGGTTCGTTCACGTTCTGGAGCCGAGATAG